The stretch of DNA atattttatctcatggtaaccattacatcttccttcatgaaaagtcaattattatcaaatagtaatcaagtcattcatcataaagaTGAATGACTCATGGCCATGTTTCCTTTtaatctatcatgtaatgttaacgagaggatatcatttgcccatgtcttgggctatgaattccgctattgtgaatgatgctacatactgcaaaagTTATATACCTAATGAACTAGTTTTTGATTCCTTATTTacttgaactcaggcttttactgacatcaaagtatacgagtcatgcatacatagtccatcatccactcaagattaaggtatgacacactttgaatgtcacaagtgaataaatctattaACAGGTTCAGTATCTATTCTTCTTAGGTCCAGTccgatgtattgtcagtccagtcagtcacatcaatgtttttatcttttgggagttactagctctgatgcccaagataaggtatctcctcaattggacttgatagacagcatattagtctttcaataagtttgctcattttcgattagactaagtgcctgtttaggttcatctattaatataagttatttttCTGTATTACAATTctaccacgtaataccgcttagtgtTAATTTAAGCATTAGATaaccagtgagccaatatttgcttctatttttcttttcatgcAAAAATCACATGAGGATATTataaaaagtatattaatataatccatgaattattttattaaccaatttgcccaaaaaaattattttgaaccgtttatggatttattcacatgtgacgttcatggtgtgatttacctcaATCCTAAGTAAGTAGCTAACTATGTGTATGTAGctcatatactttgatatattaaaagcctgagttcaattGGTAATAAAGTCGAAAGTTGGTAAGTTCGGTATACAACCGATTTATGGCATAACTTTacttacaatagtggaattcataacccaataaattgtaaatgatatcctctcactgGCATTGCATGGCTGATAGAAAAAACTGTGACCATGACTTATTTGTCTAGGACGAATGATTTCATTACTGTTTGTTTATAATATACTTTTCCATTAAGAAATAtgcaatggttaccatgagataagaTAAGATCATATTGGGTGAACGAATTTACCCAAAgatattaaggatatcctatgatggTAACACACTAATAACAAAGTCATTAGACAAGCAAAACTATAAGaacacgtttggttcgctgtattggaattgaggcgtaatggaatagaggtgtaatagcaaatcaactgtttggttgaatgtaatggaatagagacgtaatagtaatcttgtgtttggttgaatgaaatagaggtgtaatagcataatggaaaaaactaaaatgaccagaatacccttagcataaatttgttttggtaaatgattattgttattgttattgttatttaaattttaataatattattattatcaataataaataatttaatcatatttaaacataattattattaaatatattataatttaaatatataatttaataaaattcttaataatcaatattcttatatgaatttactcaaatcataatatatgatactataaaatataaattaacataattattattaaaatattataattaaaatatataatttaataaaattcttaataattaatattcttatatgaatttactcaaatcataatatattatactataaaatataaattaacataattattattaaatatattgtaattaaaatatataatttaataaaattcttaataattaatattcttatatgaatttactcaaatcataatatatgatactataaaatataaattaacatatttattattaaatatattataattaaaatatataatttattattaaatatattacaatttaaaataattaacattaaatataatttaataatgatatataatttcataaaattcttaataataaaatgtttttatataaatttactaaaatcaaaatataacttgagaattatattctgcataaacataattaacttatattaagaaaaggttagatgaaaatgaaattctacatcataatccatatgttatatagttttacaacatcaaaaagtttgaacattgatttttaatggggagaaagaaatcttctgacccattccaatcgcgcagcagaaggtaaactaaagaaaacgatcatttgagttggatcatctggaattttactcaaagcttcataccgctgatcgtcggctaaaccttcaatttcccataaggttgaatataaatttgaagctttctcttccatcttttgatattcttctgacttctgctgaactaccacctccgaggcaatactcctactgatttgatcgccaacggccttgatgttttcggccaataaagtggcagcctcatcaaatgaagaatacatattatcacgagcatcagatttcttctttctcttgtttgaagatgaggaacccccttggtctctatctcctcgcggctccgtaccagaaacatccatgtcgtccaaagagacgtcagcttcgcagtcatagaatgtgtttctctcttcattcatatctgtagtaggtACATCCTTAGCATTTATTTCTTTAGAGAACATCAGtagctgtttgagcatctttcccagttgctcgatctcttgcgtatatggtagtAAGCTGGTCGCAGTAAGGGAAAGTGCGATGTCTGAACTGAGCGGCTTCtctgtgactctaaaaaaatgaggaatcatattagttataagtttgtaaaaataagataataaagactagaaatacattttacctttaaataggagtcccaaactgcatcttcagcaacaacgagctgcctatgctcgtcccaaccaaaaccgctattgttctggccattaagcatgtcatagaCGATTAACCATTCCTTTTTCAATaacctaatcctcgattcaatatttggtttcgccttcaacattgcatttggtaaagccttttctagcattttctccaactcgtttaaataaccggctttgaacccggtatcagcattaaatgttccaacgttgtgcaagtccaccatgcaagaaactaatgctgcatcttcttctggaacccattttcttttggttcctcaataagcttgagaagaagcatttgattgtggaacacctgacatTTTAATcttaaggaaaaaaaacaaattatattaattactatttttaatatcatgaatctAAAGGTGaatactttataaaattatatcgttagttcaatatcatgaatcaaaagctcaatactaaatttaaaattataacacatgctgaatgaaaataaattatattataattcaacaagtttagtacaatacagaaatcaattcaaacaccaccaaagtttcacaaactagatacataaaataacatcataaaataacatcaacaaattaAGTCAAACTTATTTTAGctctaaacctaactaatttctagatgcttgccattcattgaacatttggttggctagttccatcctccaagtagcccaagcatccgatggatgaatatttgcgATAGTCGGTTCATCATCATCCAGGACATTACTAGGCAATCCTTCTCCCACAtccgcttcaataggatcaatactcatatgggttcgaataaaattatggagcaaacaacatgcaataataattctattgtgcacccttacaggatagaatgatggactcctaagtattccccatctaacttttaataacccaaagcatctttcaataacattacgtgctgaggcatgtttcatattaaaaaaactcttgcggagaacttggctgataaccctgatgccactcattcaaatgatatcgttgtcctctaaaaggtgcaagaaatccctcacaatttgtgtatccagcatcaactagataataacaacctaaaaaataatttttttttaaaaatgattaattcagcacaaaAAATTTGttcttaatgaataattcaaagtcctctaactatctactttaccatgaggaacttttagtccatgtgtcctactaatggcatctcgaagaacccgtccatcagcaactaaaccttcccaaccaggaagaacgtAAACACattgcatatcaggtgtacaaacacctagcatatttgttgctatgtcaccttttcgcgttcgatatctaggtttatcaactgttggaaccctaatcttgatgtgggttccatcaagaacacctaagcaattctatatcagatgatataaaaccttgagttagaatactaatttaaatctaaatcaactaaatgttgtacaaactatatataaaactcacagttcaataccttaaaccatttccaccttgtgtcagaagaatctgctgtaattggctccgcctttttaaataacacatcttgtaagcgtatgacagcatttaaaacactatgaaatgctctgctaacagtttccccggaccttctaaagtgatgtttgataactcgatttttcaggtgatgggagatgatatgtaaaaacattgtcacttgctcatcaacaagcatgtttctagacgacttcaatccccctaacgattctaacatctcacacaGTTTAAAAAAGgtagttctattcatcctaacttgttcaatacaggtctcgtcactagcatatacaagtcttttcacataatcccgttttgcataaaaatctaaggtgtAGGACCTAATcattggtctataagtatgtaggctaaggctggcacccattctaaataagaaccaaatcgcaattctacagatttccaaccatattgtcaatgcagCACCAATTCTTTTAcacctcacactttgtgcaattaaaggcagacgagccattactgcaacatattaaaattagaactcAGTATCAATCccctgaagttgcaattacacattatcaatatatttataaattataaaattttttcgTCTATAGCAATTTGCATAAATTTTTTGTCTTCGTAATTAAAATTTGTAGGtatatgtataattgaactaaaattaattgttggtattTGTTAGATTATAACTAAACTCATTATGATTTAATAAATTACAAAGCATGTTCAAATTTGTAGCTTTTGCTTTTgagttcaaaaataattttcaaaaatatttctgaTTTAGAAAGTTGTTTGTTTGGTATTACATATGGCTCTAACACTTTTGAGAAGCAATTTAAGAAATAATACTATACTAGgcttaataattattaatcaaatttttttatcaaatttattactaatcattaaatttaaggtaaattgcacctaaagtaattaaattgttaatatatTTAGCTAATGTGTCTCAACATttctaaaaacttaaaaagaGAAACTGCAAAAAAAGACCTTCAAATTAGTTAACTAACTATTAAATCAacattataaatgtttatttaaaatttatttttagaccTTAGAgatgcaaaattattaaaataaatctcgTATAAGATatctttttcaattaataaaatagctaattcattcaatttttgttGAGATATTGTTAATCTTCAGtaagattttatcaattttaattttgagaaCATTTTCTCCGTTGCTGTAACAAAAACATGAGTAATTAACATTATACGCATTTGAAAAGGAATGAactctttatgaataattatgtcaattgagtgtcattttataatttgataatttatttgaaataatattataatcaattcgaattaaataagaaatttgaatattattatcAAGTATAAAAATTTGCGTTAGCATTTTAATCGGTTGATGTAccgaattatattttaattaaaatatgaagatttaatcttaaatttggaCATTATATAAGAATCGAAATTGGAACTTGATTGATTGTTTGAgtctttaataattaattcaataattaaaaatagagagcttattatataaaaaaaagccttgtaaattaattcaataattatttgactcttaaataataacaacataatTAACCCTTAATCGAATATCTACCTCTACCTCAAGTAACTCTTTTACaacattttatttcaaaatctaaAGAATAACATAACTATATCATACCAAACTTGCAATTAATAATCCCCAAAACAAGTAGGAACCAGaacttataaaataatatcaaaacagATGCAACAATTTCCAGTTTCATCTTCTAGTCACTAACAACAACTAAACAATTTCTGAATTGAAAAAACAGCACTAACAACATTTTCCACTGTAAACTCCTTCAAACAACAGCAGAGTATCACAAAACTGTCTGGATTTAACTGGCAATTCACAAGTCTGGATCAGTCATTAAGCTAACTTAGAAAATGAAGCCGTAATTGCTCACTGCCTCAAGTCTGCAGTTAAGCTTATTAACTTTGATTGCAACCAAAATGAACCTAATGGTTCTGTACTACTACCTATGAAATAATAAACATATCTTAAACAACTTCAATTAACATACTTGCAGGCCTTAAAAGTCTTTGGATTACATAACAAAGGAAAAGAGACAACAATCTTCCATGTATCAGATGTAAGATATCTATCAAACCCAACACCATTCCACCTAAGCTAAGCAAACTAGAACAAAATCTAGCCAAAAGAACAGAGCATTACTAACAACAAAATATAAACAGACCAAACAGACCAAGACGCAACAACAACTAAAATTACGCAAATTCTCCATTGTTTGGAATTTGAGCAGATTAAGTATGCCAAACAACAACTAAACAATCATAAAGCTCATTAGCATGCCAAAGAACAAAAACAACAGATCGAAAGCAGTTAAGTAGGAATAGCAAGGAAGAGCAGATTTGTCCCCTCAAGTTTCTCTTCACAAATCGCAGAGGAGTTTTACTTGGGGAGGAAAACTAACATGTAACCAGAGAAATTGGGGAAGAGTTCGGTGAACAACAACCTGTAATGAGAAAAGGGAAATCGATTAACTCAAACAAATAATGCAATACAGGCAAGAACCGAAACAAAGAACCGAAACAAATAATGCAATACAGGCAAGAACCGGAACAAACTATTTAGCCCTAAAATTATGTCTTTCAATCGAACATGCAAAAAAAACTTTGGAAAAACCTCTGGAAAACTAACCGGGTGAATGCAAAATCGGGCAAGATTGTGATGAAGAAGGTGTTTGAAATAAGAAAAGGGAAATCGATTTGGGTTAGTGAACAGTTAAAATAAAACAGCAAATCGGTTCCTCCTTCttgataaaatgaagaaaatcaaagaaacaAACTCAAATCAATGACGGACTGAGTGGAAGGGAAAAGAAATTACCTGTGTAAAGAGGCATCGGAGAATCTGAAGGCTGAGGACGAGGGCAAAAAATGGAAAAGCAGAGAAGGGGAAAACCCGGATTAAGAAATCGGGGATAAGGGAGCGTAATAGTTATTACGATCAATAACTGCATAGGGGGGTAACCGATTACACGCGGATTGggattacagcgaaccaaacggcCGTTTAGCAGTGGGCCCGCTGCATAGGGGGGAATACACATGCATTCCCCCCAACCAAATGCGCTGTAAGTTACTTTCCTAACAGTATATAATAATGGAGAGTTCAATCATGATATTATTAGTGGATTGACTCCTTGacaaaataatgttgtaattaatagacgaaaAGTCAGAAcctaattacaaattatttgatccTTAATTATATATGTCTTACCATTTCCTTCGCTAACTCAATACAACCCTTTATAGATTGCATTTGAATAGATacattgaatgaatgaaaacaacGAAAAGAGAAATAGGTTGCATTTATTATTATCCTCAATAAATGCGTTTTCTCGCAAAGAAAAAGAGATGACTAAGGAATTAATGTAATTTCTTTGAATTACTATTTATtatattgtaaataaataattgagtttaaagtgaaaattaaGTTAAGTAGTCATTGCAGTTTTATGAAATGAGACAATTAGATATATTTACTCATAGATTCTAGTACAATAAAGTCATTATcactttaatgaaattagaattggattgaaAAAATAATGTAATTGGATATTCCTAGTATGTGTGCCACCCACCATAACTAGGGACTCattgttttctattaaaatattattcctTTATCTCTTCTTGTGCTAGTAGAACTCTTGTTACTTTTCACTATATATAGGTTAAAGTTTTCGTTTTGTAACCAGTTTGGATATTAGAATCTACTCTCTAAGCAATTGAGGGTTCAAGAATAGCGAAGAAGATCATATTGGTTGAAATCTAAGAATCGACAAGTCCTACTAAGCGAATAACACACGTgctaaatttgtgaaaatttcttGTCATAGATAACACAAAAGCTcgattttatgaaatattttaaacttttgttaTGCAAATAAACTTGCTTTCCAAATCTATTTTCCAACacaaatatgatatatgttaatGATTTTGCCATAGTTCATCTTTCCACAATTGAGTAActagtttaaatggttaattgaagtTTAATGGCCGATGATGTCGAATATTGCATTAAATTAATCAATTGTATGTTTGCATGTGTTAAGTTGATGTGCTTACATGTTTTATTTTGACAACCTAAGGCGTGCATCTAGACTAGGGAGAATGAAGACTAACCTTAGTTGGGAATAGATTAATTTACCCTAAAGCCTAAACTCTTAACTTTTTCGAGTATCACTAAGTCAAGAAACTCATCACAGGCTGAATTTATAGGCAAGAGCTATGGTTAAATGGAAAACCTTATGATTGGGGGTAAGTTGAGAGACTAGAATGACCTAGGGCTAGTGATCTTACAAGGATTTAATTTAGCATTTCGTTCCACAGTCATTAGGTGAATTAATCTACAATTACTTAAGTTTGTTGGTGAAGTTATTAGTTGAGAGTTGATTTTAGCTTTAGAGTCATTTTAATGCTTAGTCTAAACCTAATGGAAATGTTAATCAACTATGTTGATAACTCTCAATTCGATTAGATTGGTAATTTAATTCAGTAGTGCTTGAGTGTTCGAATTTAGCAAAGGATTTAGCCAATAATTCTCCCCAAGGGTACAATTCTTAGTGTACTTTTGTTAAGTATTTCATTGTAAGAAAACTATAATATAATTTGACATTGTGCGTTTGTGATTAAATCTCGATCATCAATTCAGAACGAAAAGGTCGGATGTGTAATGTTGAAGACAACTACAATCTCCCTGAATATTAGATGCATCCATCCTCGTCTTGCCCcactttagtttaatttttactagttatttctaatattttcaattttttaaagacaaataaatatataaacataatttaaaaaatatattttttaacatgaaaTATCCAAGGTTTTCCTAtaacaccttttttttttacatttttatcttgttcattgttatatatatatatatgacaaaatGGTAGTTTTATATAGTAGGGCAGGATAAACAGTTGCTATAACCATTCCGTATCCATTGTCCAAAAAAATCAATTGCATCGTATGTTACATCcatttttccaaaaaatattttttttataaatttttaataaatatatttttacataagtatttttacataatttttttcatctaGTTGTATAATTGACGGAGAGAGATCAAATTGTCGGGCCAGTCCAATGTGGATGTGCTGATTAGACTGGCCATGGTTTCATGAACATTTTGATATCCTTTGTGAAGGAGATATTATTTTGGGCCTAGCGGATGTGGTGTTTAAACAAGCTTTTCATGAAGATTTAACATTCTTGTGAAGGTTCATACTTTTGGGCCACTGACCATCGTCCCTGAATTTCAAgcctaataaaattttcaattttacaaGAGAGTCAACATTAACAAGCTGGCCTTATTCCTAGCAGGACAGTGACATTCTTGTCGTGCACCGCATAGTAATAATCAAATTCCATGGCCGCCATGTGAAGGAGTCGTTAGGAAAACTCTCCATGTGGCAAAACCAAAAATTGAACTTTGATAAAATCAATCAAGAAGAGGACATTTAAACAAGAACCGCCCCGTCCCTTCATAAGTCACCAAATATACCATTGCTTTTCCATGGCTGAGAAGCAGCAAACTGAACCCTCTGACAAACAACCTGGTGAATTAACAGACTCAGCGCCGGTTTTACCAAGTAAGTTGGTCGCCTCCCATCGTCTCACATCATTCAAACTATTTGAGTTATAATTTGATAGTTAGTGGTAAGACTCATTTATAGGATGTTAAATGCAGGAACTTACGGGACATTGCTTGGACCAAGCACTGCTCCGAAAATGGAATGGCCTGAGTTAGTAGGCCTCACCCCTGAGGAAGCAGAGAGAAAGATCAAGGAAGACATGCCAAGAGTCCAGATTCAGGTGGTCCAAGCTAATTGCTTTGTTACCATGGATTTCAAACATGGAAGGGTTCGATTATATCTTGACCCTTCAGGAAAAGTTGAAAGGCCTCCAAGAATTGGCTAAATCTAACTTGTTTGCTTTCAAGAATAATATTACAACGTCATAGTTGTTAAGACATCAATAACAGGTAAACAATGAGCAAAACTTTTGTATGAACGTATGTAATAATGAAGAAATCTAGGTAAACTAGAGAAAGCTAAAGCAATAAAATGTGTTTTCAATCTGAATTTAATCTCATTAACCTGTTCAATACAAAGCCAGAGGTTCATATTTATAGAAACAAATAACTACCTTCCTTAACAGATTAGCTAACTCCTCAGCTCATTCTAACTACCTCTCTAACCGTCTTATTATCTTTAACATGCATCCACCTTCTCCACTGAAAAGACTCGAAGAAAATTTCTAAATCGAGAAAAACATGAAACTGAAAGCAGTTTAGTTAATACATCGGCAACTTGATCGGACGCAGGTACTTCCCCAACCAAAATAGAACCATCGGCAACCTTCTCACGAACAAAGAATAGATCTAACTCCACAAGTTTAAATTTGGAGTGTAACACAGGATTGGCAGCAACGGCTACTGCATTGGAACTATCACACCAGATATTGGGCGGAGAAGCAGACACAATATGTAACTCCTGTAGTAACGAAAGCAACCATAGAACGTCACTAGTGACAGCAGCAAGACTTCGGTATTCAGCCTCAGCCGTAGATCGAGACACCACTTGTTGTTTCTTCGATGACCAAGAGACAGGATTAGACCCAAAAAATATGCAATACCCCGTAGTAGATCGCTGATCATCGAAGTCCAACCCCCAGTTTGCATCTGAAAACCCAACCAGAGATAGAGAATCAGATCGACGAAAGACAATGCCAAAATCGAGAGTACCAGACAAATACCGTAATATCCTCTTAAGAGCAACCATATGAACTGTGGTCGGACTATGCATGAACTGACAAACCCTATTAACCGCATATGCAATATCAGGCCTAGTAATGACCACATACTGTAACGCACCAGCCAAGCTCCTATATTCAGTTGGATCGGATAAAGGATCCCCGTCATTCTTAGAAATATGTGACAAGCTAATCATGGGCGTATGAACACTTTTAGCATTCGCCAAACCACTACGTTTCAACATATCCCGGATGTTCTTCCTTTGACAGAGATGAAGACACCCAGAAGAGGATCTGGTAACCTCAACCCCCAAAAAATAATGCAACTCACCCATGTCTTTTAACGAGAACTCATTATTCAACAGCTTCACAAACCAGTTAATAGATGACGACAAATCACCAGTAATaattatgtcatcaacatatacaagAACATAGAGAATAGAACCTGAGTGAATTCGAACAAATAGAGAGGCATCCGACTTCGAACCAACAAACCCAACTGTTAGAAGAAACGTTCTCAACTTCTCAAACCAAGCTCGTAAAGCCTAACGCAGACCATATAAAGCCTTCTTTAATCGACAAACCAATGGTCTCCCATCAAAACCAAGCTTAACATATCCCGGGGGTTGCTGCATAAACACTTCACTATCCACATCACCATTTAAGAAAGCATTGTTAACATCAACTTGTCGAAGCGACCATCCTTTAGTAACCGCGATCGACAGATAACCCTTATAGTAGCAGGTTTTACAACTGGACTAAATGTTTCTTGAAAATCACAGCCCAGGACTTGCGAACAGCCTTTCGCAACCAGACGATCTTTGTACCGTTCAACCGTATCATCTGGATTTTTCTTGACTTTAAACAACCATTTGCAACCAATAACTTTGCGACCTGATGGCATTGGGACAAGTTCTCATGTACTATTACGAATCAGGGCATCATATTCAGTTTAAGCCGCAGTCTGCCACTCCGGGCTAGTGACAGCTTCTTCAATCGTTGACGGTTCTACAACTTCAATAGGAAGAACCTTGGGTTTAAAAACTCCAGCTTTTCACCGAGTGGTCATGGGATGAACATTCTTGTTAGGCACAGAAATCTCTAGCTCTGTAGAAACAGACGAAATTGTAACAACGGGTGTGAGATACTGGTTTCCAGAGTGCAATGAACCACTATGAGAACTACCTACTCCATTTTGAGGAACCGAAGATGCATCCAAAGATGGAGTGTTATGACAGTTAGAATTTGTCGGACTAACACCTACACCATTCTGAGGACTCAGAATCCCAGTCACAGTAGGCGGACAAACAAGACCAGTAACTGAGTTCCTTTGACAAGACGAATTTGTCTCAATAACAGGAAAACAAGGAGATACAGTGCTCACCTCCCGAGTAGACCGTGATAAAGACGTCGGGGAGAGAAACCGAGATTTATCAAACTCCACATGACGAGATACAATAACGCGACCATCAGGCAAAAGACATTGATACCCTTTGTGACAAGAGCTGTAGCCCAAGAACGTGCATGGTTGAGATCGAAACTCTAAATTGTGATGCTAAAACAGGCGCAAATACGGATAGCAACAGCATCCAAAAATACGTAAATGATCATACGTAGGTTCACACCCATAAAGAACACTATACGGAATCTTACCAACTAGCACTGGTGTGGGAAGTCGATTTATTAAGTGAACTATGCATGTAAACGCATATGCCCAAAACTCCATTGAAAGTCCGGCTTGAGCTAGAAGAGTAAGGCCCATTTCCACAATGTGCCGATGTTTACGCTCGGCAACGCCAGTTTGTTCATAAGTATGCAGGCATGAAATACGATGGACGATGCCTTGAGAAGCTAGAGTTGACGCCAAAGCTCGATACTCCCCACCCCCGTCACTCTGGAACTGCTTTATGGTCTTGCCAAACTGAGTGTGAACAAGTTTCTGAAACTGAGTAAAACATTTCACAACCTGAGATTTCTACCGAATTAAAtatacccaagtaaaccgagagcTCATATCGATAAATGACACATAGTACCAATTGTTACTAGAGGCAATTGAAGCAGGTCCCCATACATTTGATACAACCAATGAGAAAGAATCAGTGTATTCAGTAGTGGAAATCGGAAACGGTAACT from Gossypium hirsutum isolate 1008001.06 chromosome D04, Gossypium_hirsutum_v2.1, whole genome shotgun sequence encodes:
- the LOC107899325 gene encoding subtilisin inhibitor, with protein sequence MAEKQQTEPSDKQPGELTDSAPVLPRTYGTLLGPSTAPKMEWPELVGLTPEEAERKIKEDMPRVQIQVVQANCFVTMDFKHGRVRLYLDPSGKVERPPRIG